One Aegilops tauschii subsp. strangulata cultivar AL8/78 chromosome 2, Aet v6.0, whole genome shotgun sequence genomic window, cgtcactttgaaaacttcatacctaattcatactaaatcagagaaatgtaaataagataccaaaatatTTTGAAAAACATCATCTATATCTCAATGTCAATTGCATTCATGACAAAAGTGTTGgtaagtgcccatccgagttttagctcttatcacaccatcatgaacagtaaaatctaaaaaaaaattcagaaaagaagttggtggcaaagaatgacaattCTTTTAAGTGGTTGCTAAGTTTCAAcagggaatgacattcgtggaagtcgtggcaaaaaaaattCTAGGTCAAACTTACCTTTTTGGTCACTTTCAGAAGTTATAGTTCCAAATTTTGAGAATTCTAGGCCAAACTTTCAGAACTTTGAACGTTCGGAAAATGTGAAAACCTTCAAAAGTTTCTCATTCAAAATTTAACAAGTTTTAGAACTTTTCAAAATTCAAAACTTTCATAGCATTCAAAAATAGGAAATTTTTGAACGTCCTAAAAAACCATCTTCTCGAAATTTTGGAACTTcattttttttggaatttccaTGAAAGAAAAACAAAGTGAAAATTTGGGTCGCATGTGCACGCCCTACTAGGTGAGGGTAacacttgtgtgtgtgtgtgtgtgtgtgtgtgtttggtGGCTTCATGTCCGCTGCATACATGAGTTCAGTGGCTTCATGTCGTGTGTCCGCTGCAAGCATGAGCTCTCCCTTGGAGCGTGTTGTCCAAATTAGATCTTGGATTACTTGTCTATCCGCATATCAAAAGACCGACATAAAATATTTTCTTTCTATCTTTTGAGTTCttttttcttgcaattttttGGGCAGTTCTTCTGATACTAGAAGGGTTCGACGCGCTTTGCTACGCCGTTGGTGTTGTTGGGTATCTTAAAAAAAGATACTCACTGTGTttcaaaatataaggtgtattactTTTTAAAAAGTTGAACATTTTAAGTGTGGTCAAATTTTTAGAGAAATATATCAAAATTCATAATATCAAATAAGTATGATTAGATTCATAATGAAATGAATTTTCATACCTTTTCGTTTAATATTGTGGATGTCAATATTTTTTGCTCTAAACTTGGTCAAAACTAATGCCCCTTATATTTTGGAATTGATGGAATATTTAGTTTGGCGGGGGATGATGGAgtgtgttttatttttatttaataATGTTGTGATTTGGTGGGCTTTCCGCGGTGTGATTCTGTGTTATCCACTAGCTAACCTATATTTATGTGAGGAAATTTCCGCGCCGGTGGTTTCATGTACTATATTGGGGCTACATTATCACATAGTGGCGCCTCTTTTTTCTAGATGGTGGGAGGGTGCACGGGATTGATATGTTTTTATATGCAGGTTGCTGATGATTGATCTAAATAATCGTTGACACTGTCAAAATTGTAAACCAAGTCTGAAATTGAATACCTCAATTCAGTGAAAGAACTTTAAAATTAAGGAACATAGTGATTTAAGAATTGAATAGGTGAGCTCTCCGATAAATTGTTGACCCGGTCAAAATCGGTAGACCCAATTCAAAATGAAAGACCTCAATTAATTATGATGTCTTAAAATTAGAAAAGATAGTGTATAGTATTAAAGAATCGAATAAGATAGTTCTGAGAAATTGTTGACCTGGTTAAAATCGGATGACCCAATTCTAATTGCAGACCTCAATTGAATGTGGGCTCTATAAAATTAGGGAGTTTAGTGTTATAGAGGATAATATTTTAAGGTAGCATATCCTACTGTTTTTGATAAAAAAATATGGCTCCTGTAATGAAGTAAAAGGACAAGAATATAGATAATGAAGATTTGTGTTGGGTCGTGAGAGGAAGAAGAACGTGCCTGAAAAAGACGAAAAGGCGGGACATGGGAAGAACATTAAGAATGTGTGTTCGATTGAATCAGAAAATTTTATTTTCATAGAGATTCTTCCAAGTTCATACTATTACGTAGGCGAATGCATCTTTCGTACGAGGATCCATGCATGCGTTCAATGTTCATTATTCAAAATCCACTTCTTTTCCAAAAAGATTCGAAATCCACATATACATCATAGTGTAGCTAGCTGATAAACCAATACTCGATGCTGGATGGACTGATGTAGTACAAATGTTTATTTTCATATAGTACAAGCTTACAAATTTGTGGTATTACATAGGCAAATGGATCTTTTTTACAAGGATCCATGCTTTACTCAGAAAGTAAATCAGTATATACTGCATGGTGCTGATAAACTATAGTACTCGATGATGCATGGACCGACTGATGTACAGTAGTAGTGGTGTTTAAGAGCCGTCCATGGTCGGGTAGTAGGCGTAGGTGGCCATGCCGCAGTTGCCGCCGTTCCCGCGCGTGAGGCGCATGTAGCCCCCCTCGCCCCACCCCGTCCCCCACTGGTTCTTCACCATCCAGTACGCCTGCCCGCCGCTGTCCGTCCCGTAGCCCACCACCGTCACGCCGTGGTTCAGGTTCTGTCCACACGACGAGCTGCCGGTGTACACGCCCCTCATATAGTGCTGGAAGTCACGGTCAGCCTCCACGGGCACGGCCACCGGCTGTCTGGCCGCGAGCTCCTGCAAGGTGCCCTCGTCGCCGTGCAGTTCCACCATTCGGGGGGCGCCGATGGAGGCGGCCGAGTTTGGgctgacgctgctgctgcggcaCGCGCCCTGCTGGCCGGTATACGCGTAGGATTCCTCTGGCTGAAGGCCGCCGCTCGAGGCGACGTAGCTTAGGGCGGCGTTGATGTCGCCGCCGTTGCAGGAGTTGGCGCCGCCCGTGCAGTCCAGCACCTGCTGCTCTGACATGGAGATGAGGTTGCCAGTGGCTATCTTTACGAGCCCCTCCGTCGCCGCTACCGCCGCGAACGCCCAGCAACAACCTGTACGTGTATATTCATTTGGGAACTTTGGCTTATGCTACGGCGTTACATTAAATTAataatatgcatgcatgcattgcaggAGCTGTAGATTCTTACCGCATGAGCCTTGGTTCTTGACTTGGGTGACGGCACCCGCGGCCCTCCAGTCCACGCTGTCCGGCGTGGAGTCGAACTGAGCATTGGACATGTTCACCGCGGCCACCGGCGTGCTGTCCACGCCGTGCTGGTGGCGGTACCCGAGGTGCTTCTCCGCGAACTCTTCGCTGGTGAGGTCCGAGAACTGATTGAGGCCGAGCGTGTATGTCCGGTTGCCCGCTCGATTGACAGCCTCGACGTGCCGCGCGTTGGCCGCGAACACCTCCTGCCGGCGTAATTTCTCGGCAGCGTCCGTGTACTCGCGCCCGAACTTGGCCATCCACCGCTCGTGCCGGGCGGCCAGCGCGTCCCCTCGCGCCGCGGCAGCACTGACAAAGGCGGTGGCGGCCGCAAGCACGAGCAGAAGCGCAAACAGTGTGCCGTCGAGGCGGCGCGAGCTGTGAGTCGACGCCATTAAGCTAAGCTATATAattagttgcttgcttcttcTTGCAATGCAATGGTTTACGAGCTACTAAGCACGTAGCAACCATGCTGCCGGCGCTTCTATTTATAGGAGCGGGCATGGCGAGCAAGACGGGGCATACGAGTGGATTCCATACTTTTCGTCCATGGATCCGCGTTCAAACGCCGAAGTCGAACGTACGTATTGACTGGGAGTCCATGGATGTTTGTATCCGACGACGGTGGTTGTTCTCGTCACTCTGTATACTCTTCTTCTACTTCTCCAAGGTTTTTCTTGTTTGCCGGATGGTGCGGCAAAGTGCTCTATCCACACCGTCGCACACGCACAGAGCTGGAGTACGTTGCTGCCTAATCGAAATTGACCGGATCAGCGTGCAGTTTCGCATATAGTTTGGCCGATGTGTGTGGTTGGATTTCAAGTTTGGTTTACGCCATCTAGTCGGACCTCTTAAACCTGCCTCATACGTCCGTGCGGgccgcctgttcattatccggcCATGAAATTTTTAACCCACACGGACCCATCAAACGGCCCTTAAACGCCTGGGCTGACTGGCGcccccatatccagcccaaatatggggcggatatggggcgCCCGGGCACGTCCGCCACGTCGGACCCGAAAGTCCGACCCCACCCCAAAGTGCACCAAATCCACCCCGAAGACCAGCCGGATCCATTTGCtatctcctctcttcttcctcctccgcaCCGTCCGTCTCGCGCTCCGCCGCCACGGCCGCTCCGCAGCCGTTCCCAGGCTCTTCGCCGCCAGCTCCGAAAGAGCCCTCCCGTCCTCGCCGCGGGGGACGTCATCGCCGGCCCGGACACCACCGTGGTACGGTCGGCAACTCTCCGGCTCCGCCACTTTGCAACAATGCAGGAAGCGGCTAGGAAGGACGTGGAGAGGGCATTTGGTGTGCTTCAGCCTCGTTGGGGAATTGTGCGGAGCGCTGCAATGAAGTGGGAATCAGAAACTTTGTGGCAGCTGATGATATGTTATGTTATTATGCACAATATGATTGTCGAGGATGAGGGTGATGGTGTAACCCAAACCCATGATTTCGAAGCACCCGGATAACAAGTTGAAATCCCGGAAAATCAAGATGCGGCTCAGCTTATGAACTTACTGCAGATGCAACAGAATCTTCGAGATCAGCAGGTGCACACGCAACTACTCAATAATCTTGTGGAGCACATGTGAATCCACAATGGCAACCAAGTAGGCAATGCTTGAGTTTGGCACCTAAACTAAATTTTATGTGAACGCTATTTATGCTTGATACCAACAATTAATTGCTATCTACGTGCGACATTGTATTGCATGATCGACGTGCATGTATTTGCATGGATTTAAGAGTCCGGATTTGAGATATGTGGATATCCGGAAGGAAATATGAGGGCCCGTCCGGATGCTCCCGATCGCGTCCGCGGGCGTTTGAGGAGCCAAATTTGCCAAGTCCGGCTTTAGATGCCCTTATATTTTCATAGGAGAACGACAAAACACATAACTTCTCATTCTATTAAATAACTGTTCTAGATATTACATCAAATGTGCTATATATATAAAGCAAGAAAATTTGCATGGGTAACTCCTATAAATgctactccatccgttcacttttgtaagtcgtttagAATAGCTGAAATTGAACTATTTTAGTTGCTGTCTTAAATGTCTAAAAGGTCTTacaaaagtgaacagagggagtacatgtatTTTTATGACTGAGTTAACTTCATGCATTTTCCAGCGTGTTAGCCTTAATTATCTTCAGCGCGCATGCACAAAGACTAGAAGCTGTCGCGCGCTTTGCCGCGCCGTTCTTCAATTATAGGGACCACTTTTTTCGTGGATGTAAATTGAGATCAAAATCAATGTTTTGACCTTTTAAACAAAGTTTAGGATGATTTGACCTTCTTTTAAAAGAAAATCCTTATATGACCATTTTCTGGTGGTGCCCACATCCATGACGCTTGGGTTGCATGGAAAACGGCATGGTCCATGACGTTTTGATCCTAAAGTTTCTCCAGTGTGGCTTGGCGTCTCTTCCAGAGGATGAAACGCCATGAAGCATGGCATTTTGgcgtgggcggggggggggggggggggggcagggggtTAAACACCATGGACCATGGCGTTTTCCTTGCAACAAAAAAGCCATGAATGTTGGCGTCATAAAAAAAGGTCAAGAGTTCATTTTTGAAAGAGGGTCAAATCATGCTGAAATATTTAAAAAGGTCAAATTAGCGATTTTGTTCGTAAattaagtagatatatccatatttgcttaaatcatctgtgaaggtgagaaaataacgatacccgccgtgagcctcaacattcatccgacctcatacatctgtatgtatgatttccaaaaaATCTGTTGCCCGCTCCATaattccggagaacggcgttttagtcatcttgcccatgaggcaaggttcgcaagtaccaagtgattcataatcaagtggttccaaaagtccatctatatggagtttcttcatgcgctttacaccaatataacctaaacggcagtgccacaaataagttgcactatgattatcaactctgcatcttttggcttcaatattatgaatatgtgtatcactactatcgagattcaacaaaaatagaccactcttcaagggtgcatgaccataaaagatattactcatataaatagaacaaccattattctctgatttaactGAATtatcgtctcgcatcaaacaagatccagatataatgttcatgctcaacgctggcaccaaataataattatttaggcctaaaactaatcccgaaggtagatgtagaggtagcgtgccgaccgcgatcacatcgactttggaaccatttcccacgcgcatcgtcacctcatccttagccaatcttcgcttaattcgtagtccctgtttcgagttgcaaatattagcaacagaaccagtatcaaatccccaggtgctactgcgagcattagtaaggtacacatcaataacatgtatatcacatatacctttgttcaccttgccatccttcttatccgccaaatacttggggcagttccgcttccaatgaccagtctgtttgcagtagaagcactcagtctcaggctcaggtccagacttgggtttcttcacctgagcagcaacttgtttgctgttcttcttaaagtttcccttcttcttccctttgccctttttcttgaaacaggtggtcttgttgaccatcaacacttgatgctccttcttgatttctacctccgcagcctttagcattgcgaagagctcgggaatcgtcttatccatcccttgcatgttatagttcatcacgaagctcttgtagcttggtgccagtgattgaagaattctgtcagtcacgctatcatccggaagattaactcccaattgaatcaagtgattgttatacctagacattctgagtatatgctcactgacagaactattctcctctattttacagctgtagaacttattggagacttcatatctctcaatccgggcatttgcttgaaatgttaacttcaactcctggaacatctcatatgctccatgacgttcaaaacatcgtcgaagtcccggttctaagccgtaaagcatggcacactgaactatcgagtagtcttcagcgttgctctgccagatgttcataacatctggtgttgctcctgcagcaggtctggcacctagcggtgcttccatgacgtaattcttctgtgcagcaatgaggataatcctcaagttacgggccatctatctacaatcaacatagacaagcaaaatactatcaggtactgagttcatgataaatttaagttcaatttaatcatattacttaagactcccacttagatagacatccctctaatcctctaagtgatcacgtggtccaaatcaactaaaccatgtctgatcatcacgtgagatggagtagtttcaatggtgaacgtcactatgttgatcatatctactatatgattcacgcttgacctttcggtctcagtgtttcgaggccatatctgcatatgctaggctcgtcaagtttaatctgagtattccgcgtgtgtaactgttttgcacccgttgtatttgaacgtagagcctatcacacccgatcatcacgtggtgtctcagcgcgaagaactttcgcaacggtgcatactcagggagaacacttataccttgataatttagtgagagatcatcttataatgctactatcaatcaaagcaagataagatgcataaaagataaacatcacatgcaatcaatataagtgatatgatatggccatcatcatcttgtgcttgtgatctccatcttcgaagcaccgtcatgatcaccattgtcacctgcgcgacaccttgatctccatcgtagcatcgttgtcgtctcaccaacttatgcttctacgactatcgctaccgcttagtgataaagtaaagcattacagggcgattgcattgcatacaataaagcgacaaccatatggctcctgccagttaccgataactcggttaca contains:
- the LOC120970838 gene encoding fruit bromelain-like: MASTHSSRRLDGTLFALLLVLAAATAFVSAAAARGDALAARHERWMAKFGREYTDAAEKLRRQEVFAANARHVEAVNRAGNRTYTLGLNQFSDLTSEEFAEKHLGYRHQHGVDSTPVAAVNMSNAQFDSTPDSVDWRAAGAVTQVKNQGSCGCCWAFAAVAATEGLVKIATGNLISMSEQQVLDCTGGANSCNGGDINAALSYVASSGGLQPEESYAYTGQQGACRSSSVSPNSAASIGAPRMVELHGDEGTLQELAARQPVAVPVEADRDFQHYMRGVYTGSSSCGQNLNHGVTVVGYGTDSGGQAYWMVKNQWGTGWGEGGYMRLTRGNGGNCGMATYAYYPTMDGS